TGGTCCTATCAAAGAAAAAActacttttaattattcattaaaaactaaatttgaatataGCTTTTCAAATTTAGCTTGCATGATTAAATGttaagaataataaatatattaagttttcttATTGGTTTGGATTAGGGCtgcaatttctttctttctttcaattgGGCACATTCAAATtctttgtatataatttaaatttttgttatttatttcaggaaggaaaattcaaagaaatctGATGAGAGGgtttagttatgaaaattgttaGAAATTAGTTGATTGGATAAGAAGGATTTGCTATTGATTAATCTCAATTTGTAAATTACGATGAATTTAGTGGCTTTACTATTTAGTGgatttgatttttctaaacaaGGTCCTGTAGATGTAAAAATTGTTGCTTTCCTTAACATTTCGACACTTTCAATTAGCTCTTCTGTTTGTATTCATGTTATGCTCTATACTGGCAATTACCAATATGGTTTCTTCTATCAGTTACTGTCTTCACTGCCTATTTCTTTGCCTTCTTGTGGATCTTTTTCATTTCTAGCAATGGAGTTTTCTATGAAGAACTCACAGAAGGCATAGTGATAAAGTGCACGGAGAAAATGAACCACCTTCATTTCTATTTCACGACCTTGTTGGTGGGAAGATCCCAACAGCTGTGAAAATTGCAGGACTAGTACGATGTCTTTGCTGCATGGCAAGATGTTTCACTGCTTATGGTAGTGAACTTTGTTTTCGTTGAAGGTAATTATAATGGAAGTAGCATTAGCATTCTGGACAGAAATCCTGTTTTTAAAGATGTGAGAGAGATGCCGATTGTTGGAGGCAGTGGACTGTTTAGGTTAGCTTACTGATATGCATAGGCTTTTGGCACGTACAATTTGGTTTAATGGCAAGACTGGAAATGCAACTTTTGAGTACAATGTATATGCAACCCATGCTAATCCATGTTGGCCTTAGCATAAAAAGCTGTTCATtttagtcacttttcaaattttgagtgtctaatttatcaaaattaagcAAATGCAAAGTTAAATAACAAAAAGCAAATTCTCGACCTTATGCGTTATTCGAATTCTCTTTTAGCGATCATAATAATTCATACGATGAAAACGGAATGTGTAATCAGTATCCTTAAAAATTATAGTCACCCAATTGAGGATATATCTCTCAAATACAGGAAAACTTAAATCTGTCCCGAAAACACATGCAATAAATGGCTAATTTTCTAGACTGCTAACGAAAATCTTTGTGATCAACTTTTTCAGTTTCCAGATGGTATTGTAAGTGAAAACCTTGAAGCAAATTTCCTGTTCTTAAATCACAGAAACAAAGCCATATAATTACTTCCTGTAAGCAGTCACAAAGAATACTACCGGGGTATGTCAACCAGTGAATGAACGAAGGTTTAATTTTACTTGAGTACAAATTGTTAAGTCATAAATCTATTGATCAACAAACAAGAATAggaaatcaatcaaaataaaatacaaataataaataaaagagaaaaaatatggaTCACAGGAGGAAGTAGTTCAAACCTTTTCGTGGGAAAACTATGCAATTTCAGATAAAGTAAAACTTAGGTTCCTTTATACAAagtagaaaaaggaaaaagaaatgaaaacacaCACAGACATAACAAATTTTCTTCATGGTTAATAATTTCAGTCATACCTCCTAAACCTCCAGGCAGAAACAGAAAAGAGGGGTCTATTATGCCAGCAAATAATTAGACATCCATTCTCTTCTTTGATCCTGTAGCCATCATAGCCATAGTTCTGCAACAAACTCGCAGCCTGCAAAATACCATGGTAGCTTAAAGGCACCCTTCCAAACCCCGCTAACTCAAGTCGCAGGATCCATTTTTCAAGCTTCTCATGCCTTTCCTTCCTCTCAGCTCCCTCACATGCTATGATGTTCTTTATTTCCTCTCCAAAAAGCATTTTCTCCAGCTTCTGCCGCTCTAGTGATGCTCTGGGAAAGGTGGACTCCAAGCAATCAAACAATGCCGCATAAAAGTTCAATGCTTCCAAGACCCTTTCCATTAAAGTAGAACCATTATGGTTGGATTCCTGCTCAGTTACTACCATCAACTTCGGTGATAAACCCCAAAGGGCATTTAAAAAGCTGCCCATCTTTGGGGAAGCAGCTAAAGATGGTGGGGTTGATGGTGATGCAGAATCAGGACTTGCGTTGTACAAATGGACAGAATCTTTCTCAAGCCACTCACCTAGTGTCCGTTGGTTCTGCAAGACTCTTTGCAAGTGACtagaattttgagtttttgatgCTGTTGGTGAGTTCCTCTTCTCATCATCCGTTGCCAAGAGCAAGTGCAACTGAAGAACAGAGCTGACTGCAAGAGCTTCTCCGGTCTTTACACGCAAACTTTCAACATCAAGATTCTCCAATTTGCTTACAATTGGGTTAAACTGGAATGGGATGTCCAATTTTTCAGCCTCCTCAGTCAAGCGAAGAGCCATTTGTTCAAGTACCTCTTTCTGCTCATGTATACCAGTGATCCTCAAATGCGGTGGGCCTTCTGGGCGTGCACTTAATGTCTGAAGGAGGTTGATCCATTGGGCAGGCTCAAAAGAATTAAGATCAATAATATGCACCATCTTCTCTCCTTCCATGGCTTCTATAATTGCCTGATTTGTGATCACATATGAGAGCTTCAAGAAGGGGCAGAGATCAAAGAATAACTTCTGAGCAACTATTTCATCGGTTACTGATGATATTTTAGTGGAATTGAGGGCTTTGTGAAGACCAGGCCAAGCTTTAAGCATTCGATCAGCTAGTGCCTCAGTGAAATATGCAGCTATTCGCTGCATGGTATCACCATCTGGAGAAGAAAGGTGGGAAATATGCTCAAGACCGATATTTGCATTGTCAACATTACCAGCAGCAACATGGTTTGCACAAGCAACAAGCAGTTGGATCAGACACAACCCCCTCTCTTCAGATTTGAGCTCCCTAAACCATGGATACGGTGATCCGAAGCCAGGAGACAGTGACATCCAGGAGAAGAACTGAAGGGGTGAAGAAGTTAGAGATGATGATCCCTCGTCTTGAACCATTCCTGCCATGAACGATAGAAACAAACTTCGTGTCCTGAAATGGAAGATAAGACCAAAATAGCTAGAATTAGATCGCCAGGTTGCAAAGAATAATCTAGATAATATGAttaggaaacaaaaaaaacattttaaatccGTTCTTTGAAAAAGCTTTTGATAGAAACAAACATGGTTTTTTTTCCTCATATAACATTTCCTTTTTATGCGGGCAGACAACACAATTTCAGTATTTAATTActgttattgttattttaagaaatataaGAAGCTGgttccattctaaaatttccaGTAGAATATAAGATGATGACTCGTAAAAACAACCACAACAAATACTAATCTAGTCCCAATTGAGAAAATGGAAACAAGATCATATTTCTTACACTTGCTCTTATCTCCAAAATCACATTACTAAACATGACTAACCAAACTAGTTATATGAGGCTCAGATAAGTAAAAATTTCTGCATTTTTGGTTTTAGAATTTTCATCTCCACTCTTTCCTGTGAATGTTTCAGCAACAAAAAGAATCTAAATGAATAGTAtaccaaaaacaaaagcaaattaAGTTTCTTTGCTAAAAACAGAGAGCAAGCTCAAGTGGACAGGCATTGGTTTTCAAGAATTCCCCAGAATTAAGCAGTCAATAACAATAATCAGCTTCAAGAACTCACCAGAGAAAGCTCAGTAGTACTCCTGAGAATTACAGATGAAACAGAGCAGTAAATTAAAATCCCCGGGTATGTTATAAAATTCAGCAAAATCTCATAAGGACCCCCAGAAACAGTTGAAGCTAGATTAAAATAACTCTTCTAATCCATCAAAGTGAGTTAAGAGGAATTAGGAAGGGTTTGTGGGCTAGGGGTCGGTTACAAAGTGAGTAAATTGGAATTAAAGATCTTGTATTGAGGGACTTTACCCTGGCTGCTTTTGCGACAACAGAAGAGGTTGTCTTTGTCTTCATTGTTTTGTTGTCCTTTGGGGGGATCAGAGGAATATGGAATTTCTTGAAATACAATACAAGAGGGCACTTACTCTTTttactctctttctttctctctcaaaaaaaatatgtttattaccttctaaaaaatgaagagtgtttgtttctttctctctctcagtTGATTTTTCTTTGTCAGTATGTGACATGGATGGGAATAAGAGTTGGCCAAACTTTGGTATTATGCTCAAACATGATACCAATCCAAGCATGCCCTAACAGAACAAAACAACAGCCTTGCTTGTTGCTTAGTGGGTGATAGTGGGGATAGCAAGGAAGCCTTTTACAGGTGCCTCCAAATccattgttttcttttcaaaccCATACACCATCCACTTGGTACTTTCCTCTTATAATAAAGACAAAGATACAAGAAGATTTTGGGAAAAGCCCGAGATAGATAGAACATTTAACTTTAGATGTGTAGTCTTGGGTGGGAGTACTTGGGAGTATCTAAACCTCCATTGGGTTTGTCTtaacaaagtaaaataataatcccattttcatttcaaaacatCCTGCCAAAATCTAGGATTAGTGATAACCACACCAGCCATTTTGATAGGCTGAATCTGCTAAATGTTAGTGGGAATATATATGATCCCACTAAGCTAtatgtttgttttcttctttctactTTTCCCTATCTGtttctatttttcttcaattttttcaaagttttggtTATGCATATCTGTTGGATTGCtctcaaaattgatgaaatttttatgatgCAGAATGCATATTCTTACCCTACGGCTAATATGCATCCAGATCCTGCAAAACATACTGCAAATAGTCAGAAATTGCTCCCGGCAATAATGTGTATATAAGCCAAGTACGACAGGACAACTCAAAGAATCTGTCATTGTTTTCACTGATCAACATCATCAATACACATTTACAGATCCCTGCTTGTTTATATATGTGATGTTATCCATGAAAATACATTTCTGAGTATTAGGGCGACCAAaaatatgtcaaacaaggcAACTAATTATAAGGCCAGCTGCCAAGCTGATGAATGTGAGATTTAtcagtataaattataaatcaaacccTTTAATTATCACCCCCTCAAAGGGAAAAAGATTTGGTAGTGGGGTGGTTTGGAGATAGCTAAGAAGGAATCTAGAAAATCCCGATAGATACAAAGAAGATGTAGCTGCAAATATTAGCTGTTCCCTAGGTAAGGTTTCATTTTGAAGCAGGGATAGATTGCATTTGGTTTGTTTAGATTAGATTAGACTGTGACCTATTATATTTAGgacaaaataaatgaaatggCATATAATGTGAAAGGTAATTTAAACTGTATTAAAGCACTTCTATCGATTCAAACAATGTTTAAAGGGGGAGCTTTCAAGATATGGACATTTTTGTGAGTTTATAAGGGGGACATTGTAAATGGTGATTCTTAAAATCAATAAGATAAGTGAGAAATTCCTCTGAAATTCAGCTAAAACTTGGCAGATTGTGCTGGAAGATGAGgtaaaaacaaaagagataaaGGACCACTAAAGTGGATGTATGTGAAATTAACTTCTTCTAACTTGATTGTGAAAGAATTTTAGACAAAAGAATAGAAATTAACGAAAGAGACAAAGATGtagcatttatttaatttcatgttGATGGTGGGTGGGTGAAAGTCACGGGCATGGACACAAGTTTTAACTCTGTAAACTCAATATTCAAGAAGGTTAAAGAAGGTGGGTGCCCATTTAGAGAACTAATATTAATGGGGTTTTGGTGAGAGATGGTTTGATCTCAGCTTTATGCCTTTTAGTAATTGCACACTAAAATTGGCTTTTGCATGCCCATTAAGTTGTTATAGAGCTGATTGTTGCCGAAGAACTGCTGTTCAAATCCACATCTGGTctgataaacaaatttaaagataaGAACATGTAGAACCATCACTTTAGTCTTAGATATGTTAATTTAATGTAACTCTGAGTTTCTTTTTACAAGAACAACATATCAATTATCTGTTTTTTAGCCCAAACCTTATTACAAACTTTGGCTTTTTGTTAACCCTTTCTGAGAATCCATAATTTGTTGCATACAATCACTTGAGGGTTAAAAAAAAGCCGAAGTTTTTGGTCTTGAGAAACAATGGGTAATTGATGTTAATAGAATTGATTGTTGAGCTCTTACCTCCAATCTTAAGGTTTGaagttaaattatttcttaataggattttaaagttaatgggtaAGATTGAATCTCTCCTATGGCAACTCTCTTGATCTTGAGCCTTCAAAAACCTTTTCCCATAGCTATGGAAGTTATGGCATATCATGTTTTCATCCTCTGCTGAATATTCCAATTTGTATTATGGAAGAattagaaagttaaaaaactgCATCATAAAAGTAATTGTAGCCTGACAACAAGAATCAGAGCTTTTCCATATTTGATCATAGTTAGTTTCTTTTCTCTAGTAGTTGCTGTTGGCTTGTACTGAGGTTGCCAGAAGTGCAACCATGCTGATAAGAATATCTATAAGCCTTTTATTcagaattttcaatttgattcagGGATTCAGTTGGTTGGAGTGATTAGATCCAATTCCGGACTCCCCCATGATGAACTCAAATTTCTTCCATTCTGATCAGgtaaactaaaaaaattcttcTGATTTGTTAATTCTAAAGGCTAACCCTAAAATCTGGAACCTTGATAAGGTTTACAGTAGGATTTTAACAGTATGATTGGATGAAAAATATATGGCTTCtgttgattaataaaaaatcccTTGGTTAAACTTTTGCAGGGGAAGTTAACCCATGAGGTCTATTTGATAATAATGTTTAAAGAGTAGCCAATTTGCTGACAGCGTTACAGAGTACTTTTTAAAAGTACAAAGGCCAAAaaactaattcccacccaaggtttattaaatttttaaactaataccagttaagtattgaaaactcaaactctcatc
This sequence is a window from Mangifera indica cultivar Alphonso chromosome 5, CATAS_Mindica_2.1, whole genome shotgun sequence. Protein-coding genes within it:
- the LOC123215675 gene encoding scarecrow-like protein 3; protein product: MAGMVQDEGSSSLTSSPLQFFSWMSLSPGFGSPYPWFRELKSEERGLCLIQLLVACANHVAAGNVDNANIGLEHISHLSSPDGDTMQRIAAYFTEALADRMLKAWPGLHKALNSTKISSVTDEIVAQKLFFDLCPFLKLSYVITNQAIIEAMEGEKMVHIIDLNSFEPAQWINLLQTLSARPEGPPHLRITGIHEQKEVLEQMALRLTEEAEKLDIPFQFNPIVSKLENLDVESLRVKTGEALAVSSVLQLHLLLATDDEKRNSPTASKTQNSSHLQRVLQNQRTLGEWLEKDSVHLYNASPDSASPSTPPSLAASPKMGSFLNALWGLSPKLMVVTEQESNHNGSTLMERVLEALNFYAALFDCLESTFPRASLERQKLEKMLFGEEIKNIIACEGAERKERHEKLEKWILRLELAGFGRVPLSYHGILQAASLLQNYGYDGYRIKEENGCLIICWHNRPLFSVSAWRFRRYD